In one window of Thalassophryne amazonica chromosome 9, fThaAma1.1, whole genome shotgun sequence DNA:
- the zcchc10 gene encoding zinc finger CCHC domain-containing protein 10: MATPMHRIIARRQAEANKQHVRCQKCLEMGHWTYECTGKRKYVHRPSRTTELKKSLKENENKLNSITGPGEEGTSEKKSKKKVKDSSDSSSDSDSSSSESLSDSSDSSSSFSDDSESSSSDSEDDSTSSSSSSSDTSDSGSSSDSDQGPPRKKKKKLALQ; the protein is encoded by the exons ATGGCGACTCCCATGCACCGAATAATAGCCAGGAGACAAGC GGAGGCAAACAAACAACATGTGCGCTGCCAGAAGTGTTTGGAAATGGGACACTGGACCTATGAATGCACAGGAAAGCGCAAATATGTGCACAGACCGTCAAGAACAACTGAGTTGAAAAAGAGTCTCAAGGAGAATGAGAACAAACTTAACAGCATCACTGG ACCTGGAGAAGAAGGTACCAGTGAGAAGAAATCTAAAAAGAA GGTTAAAGACTCCAGCGACAGCAGCAGTGACTCAGACAGCTCCTCCAGTGAGTCACTGTCCGACAGCAGCGACTCCTCCAGCTCTTTTTCAGATGACAGCGAGAGCAGCAGCAGTGACAGCGAGGACGACAGCACGTCCTCGTCGTCCTCCTCCTCAGACACCTCAGACTCAGGAAGCAGCAGTGACTCAGATCAAGGGCCgccaagaaagaagaagaagaaattggCCTTGCAATAA